A single Amphiprion ocellaris isolate individual 3 ecotype Okinawa chromosome 15, ASM2253959v1, whole genome shotgun sequence DNA region contains:
- the ccdc126 gene encoding coiled-coil domain-containing protein 126, which translates to MLGTLLRRNMSQKLSVLLLVFGLAWGLMLLRYTVQQPRHQSSAELREQILELSRRYVKVLTEETQNAPGGPQGTSMAGYADLKRTIAVLLDDILTRLVKLEGKIELVVNASSTNTSHTAGGILASAPAALQKASKQETPGSHPGTSRLHPHVPNRHRPH; encoded by the exons ATGCTGGGTACACTCCTGCGGAGGAACATGTCTCAAAAGCTgagtgtgctgctgctggtatTCGGCCTGGCATGGGGACTCATGCTGCTGCGCTACACCGTGCAGCAGCCTCGCCATCAAAGCAGCGCTGAGTTGCGTGAGCAGATACTGGAGCTCAGCCGGCGATATGTCAAAGTCCTGACAGAAGAGACCCAGAATGCACCAGGTGGGCCACAGGGAACCTCTATGGCTGGTTATG CTGATCTGAAGAGGACTATTGCTGTTTTACTGGATGACATTCTGACACGGCTGGTCAAACTGGAGGGGAAAATTGAATTGGTGGTCAATGCCTCTTCCACAAACACCTCCCACACAGCAGGGGGCATCCTAGCCTCCGCTCCTGCTGCCCTGCAGAAAGCTTCGAAGCAGGAGACACCAGGCAGCCACCCAGGGACGTCACGCCTTCACCCACACGTCCCTAATAGGCATCGACCACATTGA